From Fervidobacterium sp., a single genomic window includes:
- the hisIE gene encoding bifunctional phosphoribosyl-AMP cyclohydrolase/phosphoribosyl-ATP diphosphatase HisIE, protein MQNDELLIPVIVQEINTKEVLMLAYADQKALELTKQTGYAHFYSRSKGRIWKKGEESGNTMKVVKILKDCDEDAILYLVKFPADKVACHTNKRTCFFKVLHDSSKEDNDEIVNLEFLIELKQLIDERKKELPEGSYTTRLFNEGIEKIAKKFGEESIEVVLAAMGNDKRHLVSELADLIYHLTVLLSEKEVGWHEIISELVARRKGSKLR, encoded by the coding sequence ATGCAAAATGATGAATTATTAATACCAGTAATTGTACAGGAAATAAATACAAAAGAAGTTTTAATGTTAGCATACGCAGATCAAAAAGCACTTGAATTGACCAAACAAACTGGCTATGCACACTTTTATTCACGCTCGAAAGGTAGAATTTGGAAAAAAGGTGAGGAATCAGGAAACACTATGAAAGTTGTTAAAATATTGAAAGACTGCGATGAGGACGCAATATTGTACTTAGTAAAATTTCCGGCAGACAAAGTAGCATGTCATACAAACAAAAGAACTTGCTTTTTCAAAGTCTTACACGACTCAAGTAAGGAGGACAACGACGAAATTGTGAACTTGGAATTCTTAATCGAGTTAAAACAACTAATCGATGAACGAAAGAAGGAACTACCAGAAGGTTCTTATACAACCCGTCTCTTTAACGAAGGAATAGAGAAAATAGCCAAGAAATTTGGGGAAGAAAGCATTGAAGTCGTTTTAGCTGCTATGGGAAATGATAAAAGACACCTTGTGTCCGAATTGGCAGATTTAATTTACCATTTAACGGTCTTATTGTCAGAAAAGGAAGTCGGGTGGCATGAAATAATATCAGAGTTAGTCGCAAGACGGAAAGGTTCTAAGTTGCGATAA
- a CDS encoding NAD-dependent epimerase/dehydratase family protein, with the protein MILVTGATGHLGNVLVRELIKKGYHVRVLVHPKDDLIPLQLLPIEILYGDINDDFSHGLKGVESVFHLASLISITPGKRKQIYKTNVDGTINVINLCKKYKIPLIYVSSVHAIAEVPKGSTINEDIPVDEEKVRGHYAKSKAIATKKVMEAFKEGLNGYIIFPTGICGPFDYRLSYFSRVLIKYKYNKLKIAVIGGFDFVDVRDVVYALLNLHHLFTLKHYVINHQRYLVSANKVRFELLPLVCGMKKYVVCSDYTAYLVSYLSLLAQLIFGVSTEFVPYALHTINLNYTYSSDKLKETIEYHPRKFEKSVEDFFKWLSEDTFLQKHGTVDSKFKNR; encoded by the coding sequence ATGATACTTGTAACGGGAGCAACTGGACATCTTGGTAATGTGCTTGTGAGGGAGTTAATCAAAAAAGGTTATCATGTGAGAGTCTTGGTACATCCAAAAGATGATCTTATACCTTTGCAATTATTGCCTATAGAAATCTTGTATGGTGATATAAATGATGATTTCTCACACGGCTTAAAAGGTGTGGAAAGTGTCTTTCACTTAGCTTCTTTGATCTCGATTACTCCTGGCAAAAGAAAGCAAATTTACAAAACAAACGTTGATGGTACTATTAATGTAATAAATCTTTGTAAAAAGTACAAAATTCCGTTAATATATGTAAGTAGCGTACATGCAATAGCGGAAGTACCCAAGGGTTCAACGATAAATGAAGACATACCGGTAGATGAAGAAAAAGTAAGAGGTCACTATGCAAAATCGAAGGCAATAGCAACCAAAAAAGTGATGGAGGCCTTTAAGGAAGGATTAAATGGTTACATAATATTCCCGACTGGCATATGTGGACCTTTTGACTATAGACTATCATATTTTTCAAGAGTACTCATAAAATACAAATACAACAAATTAAAGATTGCAGTTATTGGAGGTTTTGATTTTGTAGACGTAAGGGATGTAGTGTATGCTTTGCTGAACTTACACCACTTATTTACCTTGAAACATTACGTAATAAATCATCAGCGATACTTAGTCTCGGCAAACAAGGTACGTTTCGAACTCCTTCCATTGGTTTGTGGAATGAAAAAATATGTAGTTTGTAGTGATTATACAGCCTATTTGGTAAGTTATTTATCGCTTTTAGCCCAGCTGATTTTTGGTGTAAGCACAGAATTTGTTCCTTATGCTCTTCACACTATTAATTTAAATTACACTTACTCTTCAGATAAACTAAAAGAGACCATCGAGTACCATCCAAGAAAATTTGAAAAATCTGTAGAAGACTTCTTCAAGTGGCTTTCTGAAGATACATTTCTGCAAAAACATGGCACCGTAGATTCCAAATTTAAGAATAGATAA
- a CDS encoding phosphoenolpyruvate carboxykinase (ATP), giving the protein MATKGRWQWSEVNKSNFSKLRTTIESAFYGNNVEVVTSRKEAYKKAVNAQGTIVTDLFVYKPELLNLDEGTKILIFNDGATVGRFAGARKIIGIPGVSEDYFAEVVREAIYGTRYKKLYHAISYTGLHPDFMVKNHILIPEGFENTVYNWLLNFQDLTPEYSLMYENSKMLGEPDIYIFTDPDWQHPEFPGGLALFDPRNNCAALLGLRYFGEFKKGTLTLGWSIGNRQGFVACHGGLKKYEFDNSVFVAAFFGLSGSGKSTLTHAKHKERYKITVLHDDALVISLEDLSSIALEPSYFDKTSDYPLTSEDNKYLLTIQNCGATLDEVGRIIPVMEDIRNGNGRAIKSRLWSPNRVDKIDEPVNAIFWIMKDPVLPPIVKIEDPILASTMGATLATKRTSAEKLLPGVDPEALVFEPYANPFRTYPLAEDYEKFKKLFEKGVECYIVNTGFYLNKKVPKELTLEIIEKIVEKSAKFVDWFGGLKIIDIPGFETKISEYEYRELVKISLEKRVEFIKTKETENQGYDKLPIECINSINDLIALL; this is encoded by the coding sequence ATGGCTACAAAGGGAAGGTGGCAGTGGTCGGAGGTCAACAAAAGCAACTTTTCAAAGCTAAGAACGACTATTGAAAGTGCTTTTTACGGAAACAATGTGGAAGTAGTAACTTCAAGGAAGGAAGCTTATAAGAAAGCTGTGAATGCTCAAGGAACTATAGTAACTGACTTGTTTGTTTACAAGCCGGAACTTCTAAACCTGGATGAAGGTACAAAAATTTTAATATTTAACGATGGGGCCACTGTTGGAAGATTTGCTGGAGCACGGAAGATAATAGGGATTCCTGGCGTAAGCGAAGATTACTTTGCTGAAGTCGTTAGAGAGGCAATTTATGGTACTAGGTATAAAAAGTTGTATCATGCAATTAGTTATACAGGACTTCACCCGGATTTCATGGTGAAAAACCATATTTTGATACCTGAGGGTTTTGAAAATACTGTGTATAATTGGTTGTTGAACTTTCAGGACTTAACACCTGAATATTCTCTGATGTACGAAAATTCCAAGATGCTCGGCGAACCAGATATATATATCTTTACAGACCCAGATTGGCAACATCCCGAATTCCCTGGTGGTCTTGCATTGTTTGATCCAAGGAACAACTGCGCAGCATTACTTGGATTGAGATATTTTGGAGAATTTAAGAAAGGAACACTCACACTTGGTTGGTCCATAGGAAACAGACAAGGTTTTGTTGCATGTCATGGTGGATTAAAGAAGTACGAATTCGATAACAGCGTTTTTGTAGCTGCTTTCTTTGGATTATCAGGTTCTGGGAAATCGACGTTAACTCACGCAAAGCACAAGGAAAGGTACAAAATAACTGTACTGCACGATGATGCACTTGTTATAAGTTTAGAAGATCTTTCATCAATAGCTTTAGAGCCTTCTTATTTTGACAAGACTTCTGACTATCCGCTAACCAGTGAAGATAACAAGTATTTGCTTACAATTCAAAATTGCGGTGCTACATTGGATGAAGTAGGAAGAATAATTCCAGTGATGGAAGATATTCGAAATGGAAATGGTAGAGCAATTAAGTCGAGGCTTTGGTCACCAAACAGAGTAGATAAAATTGATGAACCTGTCAACGCAATCTTTTGGATAATGAAAGATCCTGTTTTACCACCTATTGTGAAAATAGAAGATCCTATCCTTGCATCCACAATGGGAGCTACACTCGCAACAAAAAGAACCTCAGCTGAAAAATTACTTCCAGGTGTAGATCCTGAGGCTCTTGTTTTTGAACCTTACGCTAATCCGTTTAGAACGTATCCACTGGCAGAGGACTATGAGAAGTTTAAAAAGTTATTTGAAAAGGGCGTTGAATGTTACATAGTTAACACAGGATTTTATTTGAACAAAAAGGTACCGAAAGAACTCACCCTGGAGATCATAGAAAAAATTGTCGAAAAAAGTGCGAAATTCGTTGATTGGTTTGGTGGATTAAAGATAATAGATATTCCAGGGTTCGAAACAAAAATCTCTGAATACGAGTACAGAGAATTGGTTAAAATTTCTCTCGAAAAACGTGTCGAGTTTATAAAAACAAAAGAAACCGAAAATCAAGGATATGATAAGCTTCCGATTGAATGCATAAACTCTATAAACGATTTAATAGCACTTCTCTAG
- a CDS encoding MarR family winged helix-turn-helix transcriptional regulator, producing the protein MSKELEYAISNVEVEQILEKILDTVAYFVSILPRIAEFENMNTTEFYVFMYIATRKDSYSSQIALNLGLRRSSVSMILKKLLKKQLIEVTEDENDRRYVHIYLSKKGKDVFEKFLKAFESIMLNVTSKLSYEDFEKLTSSFELISRFSQLIFKSR; encoded by the coding sequence ATGTCAAAAGAGTTAGAGTATGCAATTAGCAACGTAGAAGTTGAGCAAATTTTGGAAAAAATTTTGGACACAGTGGCATATTTTGTAAGTATTCTTCCTCGTATTGCTGAATTTGAAAATATGAACACCACAGAATTTTATGTTTTCATGTACATTGCAACAAGAAAAGATTCTTATAGCAGCCAAATCGCTTTAAACTTAGGATTAAGAAGAAGTTCAGTAAGTATGATTTTGAAAAAGTTGTTAAAAAAACAGCTTATCGAGGTGACTGAAGATGAAAATGACAGAAGATATGTACATATTTATCTTTCAAAAAAAGGAAAAGATGTCTTCGAAAAATTTCTAAAAGCTTTCGAAAGTATAATGTTAAATGTAACATCAAAGCTCAGCTATGAAGACTTTGAAAAATTAACCAGCAGCTTTGAGTTAATAAGCAGATTCTCGCAATTAATTTTTAAGTCAAGATGA
- a CDS encoding peroxiredoxin has product MYMGLPLIGDKVPEFSAKTTQGVINFPKDYEGKWVVLFSHPADFTPVCTTEFVAFQKRYDEFKTLNTELIGLSIDQVFSHIKWVEWIKEKLGIEIKFPIIADDRGQIADLFGMIHQGKGTNTVRAVFIIDPKGILRASLYYPQELGRNMDEILRMVKGLQVNDQYHVALPANWPNNELLGDEVIIPPASDCATAQKRLQEYECYDWWFCHKKLK; this is encoded by the coding sequence ATGTATATGGGTTTACCGCTTATAGGGGATAAGGTACCAGAATTTAGTGCAAAGACTACTCAAGGTGTTATAAACTTTCCTAAGGATTACGAAGGTAAGTGGGTTGTACTTTTCAGCCATCCGGCAGACTTCACACCGGTGTGTACGACGGAATTTGTTGCATTTCAAAAGAGATATGATGAGTTCAAGACTTTAAACACAGAGTTGATAGGGCTCAGTATAGATCAAGTTTTTTCGCATATTAAGTGGGTTGAATGGATTAAAGAGAAGCTCGGTATTGAGATTAAGTTCCCCATTATCGCTGATGACAGGGGTCAAATAGCGGATTTGTTTGGCATGATTCATCAAGGGAAAGGAACGAACACAGTTAGAGCAGTTTTTATAATAGATCCGAAAGGAATTCTAAGAGCATCACTTTATTATCCGCAAGAACTTGGAAGAAACATGGATGAAATTCTAAGAATGGTCAAGGGATTGCAAGTAAATGATCAGTATCATGTTGCGTTACCGGCGAATTGGCCCAATAACGAGTTGCTTGGAGACGAAGTGATTATTCCACCAGCAAGTGACTGCGCAACTGCTCAGAAAAGATTACAAGAGTACGAATGCTATGATTGGTGGTTCTGTCATAAGAAGCTAAAATAA
- a CDS encoding DNA photolyase family protein yields MGSIIVWFENDLRVSDNPALYYAAKDGKVVPLYIYTKDKERKSLGGAKKWWLYKALLSLSKQLERFGLKLIIRKADNPFLVLESLIKKVGAEAVYWNKRFDPNLERRDESIRMQLISLGVKVECFDDFLLHDPRNFLMDNEKPFAIFTPFWRKFEREVVVSKPLPVPESLLGVKMAVASERLDDLGLLPKVNWYTDMDKFWDVSEEGAQNRIDWFLCNAVESYEEDRDRPDVDGTSLMSPYLSVGLISPRQIWYKVVNGGEFGTFTKGKKSFLRQLVWREFSYHVLYHNPDMVSKNLKRKFDMFPWRWDRTDDYFRWTKGLTGIPIIDAGMRQLWKIGWMHNRVRMIVASWLTKNLLIHWKLGEEWFWDTLVDADVANNVQGWQWVAGCGADAVPYFRIFNPVLQSKKFDPNGEYIKKWVPELEKLPVEYIHEPWNTPKHILKKIELELGKDYPLPMASINETRQKALEAFRRLKDC; encoded by the coding sequence ATGGGGAGTATAATTGTTTGGTTTGAGAATGACTTGCGAGTTTCTGATAATCCTGCTTTGTATTATGCAGCCAAAGATGGAAAAGTTGTGCCTTTATATATTTACACAAAAGATAAAGAAAGGAAAAGTCTGGGCGGTGCAAAAAAGTGGTGGCTATATAAAGCACTTTTAAGTTTGAGTAAACAACTTGAGAGGTTCGGTTTGAAGTTAATTATCCGTAAGGCGGATAATCCTTTTCTTGTACTTGAATCTCTTATTAAAAAAGTTGGAGCCGAAGCAGTTTATTGGAACAAGCGTTTTGACCCAAATTTGGAACGTAGAGATGAGAGCATAAGAATGCAACTAATTTCTTTAGGAGTGAAAGTTGAGTGTTTCGATGATTTTTTGCTGCATGATCCAAGGAATTTTCTCATGGATAATGAAAAACCATTTGCCATTTTTACACCTTTTTGGAGGAAATTTGAACGAGAGGTTGTTGTATCAAAACCACTTCCTGTTCCTGAAAGTTTGCTTGGTGTAAAGATGGCTGTTGCGTCAGAACGATTAGATGATTTAGGATTGTTGCCAAAAGTTAATTGGTACACAGACATGGATAAATTTTGGGATGTTAGTGAGGAAGGTGCTCAAAATCGTATAGATTGGTTTTTGTGCAATGCTGTAGAAAGTTATGAAGAAGATCGAGATAGACCGGACGTAGATGGTACGTCTTTGATGTCTCCTTATCTTTCGGTTGGTTTGATTTCTCCAAGACAGATTTGGTACAAAGTTGTTAATGGTGGTGAGTTTGGAACTTTTACGAAGGGTAAGAAATCGTTTTTAAGACAACTTGTTTGGCGTGAATTTTCTTATCATGTTCTTTACCACAATCCGGATATGGTTAGTAAGAATTTGAAGAGAAAATTCGATATGTTTCCTTGGAGATGGGATAGAACAGATGATTATTTCAGATGGACAAAGGGGTTGACTGGGATTCCGATAATTGATGCTGGAATGCGTCAACTTTGGAAGATAGGTTGGATGCATAACAGAGTACGTATGATTGTTGCATCTTGGTTGACGAAGAATCTTTTAATTCACTGGAAGTTGGGAGAAGAGTGGTTTTGGGATACACTTGTTGATGCGGATGTCGCAAATAATGTGCAAGGTTGGCAGTGGGTTGCTGGTTGTGGTGCTGATGCGGTACCGTATTTTAGAATATTCAATCCTGTGCTTCAATCGAAGAAATTTGATCCGAACGGTGAGTATATTAAAAAGTGGGTCCCAGAACTTGAAAAGCTTCCTGTTGAATATATACATGAACCATGGAACACACCTAAGCACATACTTAAGAAAATAGAATTAGAACTTGGAAAGGACTATCCTTTACCTATGGCATCTATTAATGAAACAAGGCAAAAGGCTTTGGAAGCTTTCAGAAGGTTAAAAGATTGTTGA
- the infB gene encoding translation initiation factor IF-2, translated as MGRLRVYELAKQLDMDTKELLHELEELGIEVKSHMSYIDEETVNILLEIYRETLDEEEELVKSREPVKEKVESKKPPVHITESDLKLDKFAEKIKIPQNRIIQDFFLKGEILRPGQAISLSLAKKIAKMYDVRLTFEEDATTKEAVKLENPLDELKQEFEEIYNNNKDKLINRPPVVTVMGHVDHGKTTLLDYIRKTRIAEKEEGGITQSIGAYQVIVNGKKITFIDTPGHEVFTEMRARGAQATDIVVLVVAADDGVMPQTIEAYNHAKSANVPIIVAINKIDKPNANVDLTKQDLVTKLNLIPEDWGGDTIVVPISARNGINIDTLLEMILLVAEMQDIRCIPDSPVRAVTIETRLDKGYGPVANAIVKDGLLKVGDFIVAGKVFGKVKALIDDKGRRLKEAEPSTPVMIVGFEELPDPHSIIYVVESKEKALEIVEKVKEIEARELRKKRQIKLEEILKKMQETERKEIKLILKADTVGSLQALQNAIAKLKTNEIGIDVVHSAVGAINSSDVMLASASEAVILGFRVKADNQASKIAETEGVQIKTYTIIYKLLEELKAAIEGMLEPEEVEEKTGSGEIKKVFKIHKVGNIAGVQMYEGYVEKSGFVRIYRNGTLVFEGKIESLKHYQQDVNKVSAPQECGIKFLNFDDIKEQDELEFYIIKKIPRKLTTVTEQETKVEQ; from the coding sequence TTGGGACGTTTAAGAGTTTATGAACTAGCAAAACAGCTTGACATGGATACAAAAGAGCTACTTCATGAATTAGAAGAACTGGGTATCGAAGTAAAAAGTCATATGAGCTATATAGACGAGGAAACTGTAAATATCCTTCTTGAGATATACAGAGAAACTCTTGATGAAGAGGAAGAGTTAGTAAAGTCACGCGAACCTGTAAAAGAGAAAGTAGAATCCAAAAAGCCACCTGTTCATATTACCGAGTCAGATTTGAAGCTTGATAAATTCGCTGAAAAAATAAAGATACCACAAAATAGAATAATCCAAGACTTTTTCTTGAAAGGTGAAATTTTGCGTCCTGGTCAAGCAATTTCTTTATCCTTGGCAAAAAAAATTGCCAAAATGTACGATGTTAGGTTAACATTTGAGGAGGATGCAACAACAAAAGAAGCTGTAAAACTTGAAAATCCACTTGATGAACTCAAACAAGAATTTGAAGAAATATACAACAACAATAAAGACAAATTGATTAACAGACCACCAGTAGTCACAGTAATGGGTCACGTAGATCATGGAAAGACAACACTACTTGATTACATAAGAAAGACACGTATAGCCGAAAAAGAAGAAGGTGGAATTACTCAAAGCATCGGTGCATATCAAGTTATAGTTAATGGGAAAAAAATCACTTTTATCGACACTCCTGGTCACGAAGTCTTCACTGAAATGCGTGCAAGGGGCGCTCAAGCAACAGACATAGTCGTTTTGGTTGTTGCTGCAGACGATGGTGTAATGCCTCAAACAATAGAAGCCTACAACCATGCAAAGTCAGCAAATGTACCAATAATTGTGGCAATCAATAAAATAGACAAACCAAACGCAAACGTAGATCTCACAAAACAAGACCTTGTCACAAAACTTAACCTTATTCCAGAAGATTGGGGCGGCGATACGATAGTTGTTCCTATATCTGCAAGAAATGGTATCAATATCGACACACTACTTGAAATGATACTCTTAGTAGCAGAAATGCAAGATATACGCTGTATACCTGATAGCCCTGTTAGAGCAGTTACAATTGAAACTAGGCTTGATAAGGGTTATGGTCCTGTGGCAAACGCAATTGTAAAAGATGGACTCTTAAAAGTCGGGGATTTTATAGTGGCTGGAAAGGTATTTGGTAAAGTCAAAGCATTAATAGATGACAAGGGTAGAAGATTAAAAGAGGCAGAACCGTCTACACCTGTAATGATTGTAGGATTTGAAGAACTACCAGATCCACACAGCATAATTTATGTGGTCGAATCAAAAGAGAAAGCTTTAGAAATAGTTGAAAAAGTGAAAGAAATAGAAGCAAGGGAATTAAGGAAAAAACGACAGATAAAACTTGAAGAAATTCTCAAGAAAATGCAAGAAACAGAAAGAAAAGAAATTAAATTGATCCTAAAGGCGGACACAGTTGGATCTTTGCAGGCACTCCAAAATGCAATTGCAAAATTGAAAACAAACGAAATAGGAATCGACGTTGTCCATTCCGCAGTTGGGGCGATAAACTCAAGTGATGTGATGCTTGCAAGTGCTTCAGAAGCTGTTATACTTGGCTTTAGAGTAAAAGCAGACAATCAAGCTTCCAAAATAGCAGAAACAGAAGGTGTTCAAATAAAAACCTACACGATTATTTACAAACTTCTAGAAGAACTCAAAGCAGCGATCGAGGGAATGCTTGAACCTGAAGAAGTTGAAGAAAAAACTGGTAGTGGAGAAATAAAGAAAGTCTTCAAAATTCATAAAGTTGGAAACATTGCCGGTGTGCAAATGTACGAAGGTTACGTGGAAAAATCTGGATTTGTAAGAATATACAGAAATGGTACATTGGTTTTCGAAGGAAAAATCGAATCTCTCAAACATTATCAACAGGATGTAAACAAAGTCAGTGCACCGCAAGAATGTGGAATCAAGTTCTTGAACTTCGATGATATAAAAGAACAAGACGAACTTGAATTTTATATAATCAAAAAAATTCCAAGAAAACTTACTACTGTTACAGAGCAAGAGACCAAAGTTGAACAATAA
- a CDS encoding glycogen/starch/alpha-glucan phosphorylase — translation MTRNGKKCDLATQFKYHMHHSLGEKVDYATTIQKFFALSYSIRDIIAEKWLNTEDIIYKRKDLRIVNYLSMEFLIGRLLYNNILNLKVEDEVKKLLEKYNITLDEIALLEEDAALGNGGLGRLAACFLDSLATLGYLSYGYTIRYQYGLFKQEIENGFQKELPDDWLKNGYPWEFPKPHETVKVKFFGKSEPYFDAEGKLKFRWIDTYEVLAVPYDIYITGYNSEIVSVLRLWHPKAVNEFNFNEFEKGNYEKAVHEKNLAETLCKVLYPNDAFYQGRELRLKQEYFFVSAALQDIIRRHKRRYGNNLDNLHESEVIQLNDTHPALAIPELMRILLDEEGYGWDEAWKIVSNTIAYTNHTVMPEALEKWEAPLLQNMLPRHYQIIEEINARFLKEVGQKFNNDLKKIIDMSIFEEGNIKKVRMANLSSIASFSINGVSELHTEILKKSVLKDFYETYPEKFNNKTNGVTQRRWLLECNPPLAKLITEGIGDGWITNLYELRKLENFVEDKGFLEKLAQAKMWNKERLAKYVKEKLDISIDPKTLFDIQVKRIHEYKRQLLNVLHIVHLYNEIKNGNNLNVPRTFIFAGKSAPGYRMAKLIIKLINSVADVINADPIVSEQLKVVFIPNYNVSAAQIIIPAANISEQISTAGTEASGTGNMKFMINGALTIGTLDGANIEILQEVGEENIFIFGLKAEEIEEARRKGIYNPFGIYLENEKIRKVLDMIRNGYFSQEQPDLFVDIYENLLYGKYAPMPDQYFLLADFESYEKAHKKIDETYLDQVEWNKKSLLNIARSGKFSSDRTIEEYIKDIWKTKKVVE, via the coding sequence GTGACAAGGAATGGAAAGAAGTGTGATTTAGCGACACAATTCAAGTATCACATGCATCACTCCTTAGGTGAGAAAGTTGATTACGCTACAACAATCCAAAAATTCTTTGCATTATCTTACTCTATCAGAGACATTATTGCGGAAAAATGGCTCAACACTGAGGATATAATTTATAAGAGGAAAGATCTAAGAATAGTTAACTATTTATCGATGGAATTCCTGATAGGTAGACTTTTATACAATAACATACTCAATCTGAAGGTTGAGGATGAAGTCAAAAAACTTTTGGAAAAATACAACATTACACTTGATGAAATTGCTTTATTAGAAGAAGATGCAGCGCTTGGTAACGGTGGCCTTGGTAGACTTGCTGCATGTTTTCTTGATTCCTTAGCTACTCTTGGCTATCTTTCTTACGGTTATACAATACGTTACCAATACGGATTATTTAAACAAGAAATCGAAAATGGTTTTCAGAAAGAACTTCCCGACGATTGGTTGAAAAATGGTTATCCATGGGAATTTCCTAAACCACATGAAACAGTAAAAGTCAAATTCTTTGGTAAAAGTGAACCGTATTTCGACGCGGAAGGGAAACTAAAATTTAGATGGATTGATACCTACGAAGTTTTAGCGGTCCCATATGATATTTATATAACTGGTTACAACAGCGAAATAGTCTCTGTACTCAGACTGTGGCATCCTAAAGCCGTTAATGAGTTTAATTTCAACGAGTTTGAGAAAGGTAATTACGAAAAAGCTGTTCATGAAAAAAACCTTGCAGAAACACTTTGTAAAGTGCTATATCCAAACGATGCGTTCTATCAGGGTAGAGAATTAAGACTAAAACAAGAATACTTTTTTGTGAGTGCTGCTTTGCAAGACATAATCAGAAGACACAAAAGAAGGTACGGTAACAACTTAGATAACCTTCACGAAAGTGAGGTCATACAACTTAACGATACCCATCCTGCGCTTGCAATTCCCGAACTCATGAGAATATTACTTGACGAAGAAGGATACGGCTGGGATGAAGCATGGAAAATAGTAAGCAACACAATAGCTTATACCAACCACACAGTCATGCCGGAAGCACTTGAAAAGTGGGAAGCGCCATTACTTCAAAATATGCTTCCCAGACACTATCAAATAATTGAGGAAATAAATGCCAGATTTTTGAAAGAAGTTGGTCAAAAATTCAACAACGACCTAAAAAAGATCATTGATATGTCAATTTTCGAAGAAGGAAATATAAAGAAAGTCAGAATGGCAAATCTTTCATCGATAGCTTCATTTTCAATAAACGGCGTGTCTGAATTACACACAGAAATACTTAAAAAAAGTGTTCTGAAAGATTTCTACGAAACGTATCCGGAAAAATTTAACAACAAAACAAACGGAGTTACACAAAGAAGATGGCTCTTGGAGTGTAATCCACCACTTGCCAAACTCATAACCGAAGGAATCGGAGATGGTTGGATAACAAACCTTTACGAGTTGAGAAAATTAGAAAATTTTGTTGAAGATAAAGGATTCCTCGAAAAGCTTGCTCAAGCAAAAATGTGGAACAAAGAAAGATTAGCGAAATATGTAAAAGAAAAATTGGACATCTCAATCGATCCTAAGACATTATTTGATATACAGGTAAAAAGAATCCACGAATACAAACGACAACTTCTAAATGTATTGCATATTGTTCATTTATACAACGAAATAAAAAACGGAAATAACTTAAACGTACCTAGAACATTCATATTTGCAGGCAAGTCTGCCCCAGGGTACAGAATGGCGAAGCTAATTATCAAGCTCATCAACAGCGTTGCCGACGTAATAAACGCTGATCCAATAGTAAGCGAACAATTAAAAGTTGTTTTCATACCAAATTACAATGTATCAGCTGCTCAGATAATCATTCCAGCGGCAAATATTAGCGAACAAATCTCAACAGCTGGTACTGAAGCATCTGGCACTGGTAATATGAAGTTCATGATAAACGGTGCTTTAACAATTGGTACCTTGGACGGAGCAAATATTGAAATACTTCAAGAAGTTGGTGAAGAAAACATATTCATATTTGGTCTTAAAGCAGAGGAAATTGAAGAGGCAAGGAGAAAAGGTATTTATAATCCATTTGGAATATATCTAGAAAACGAAAAAATTAGAAAAGTGCTCGATATGATCAGGAATGGTTACTTTTCTCAAGAACAACCAGATTTATTCGTAGACATATACGAGAACCTACTTTACGGAAAATACGCTCCTATGCCCGACCAATACTTCTTACTTGCTGATTTTGAATCTTACGAAAAAGCTCACAAGAAGATAGATGAAACCTACTTGGACCAAGTTGAGTGGAATAAAAAGTCATTACTAAACATTGCAAGAAGTGGAAAGTTCTCAAGTGATAGAACAATAGAAGAATATATAAAAGATATATGGAAAACCAAAAAGGTAGTAGAATAA